A section of the Bifidobacterium sp. ESL0728 genome encodes:
- the purE gene encoding 5-(carboxyamino)imidazole ribonucleotide mutase, with amino-acid sequence MAAHAPKVAVIMGSASDWETMRHACDTLDQFNVSYSKQVISAHRTPELMADFANNARRNGIKVIIAGAGGAAHLPGMVAAQTTLPVIGVPVKSHALSGVDSLLSIVQMPGGIPVATTAIGNSGAQNAGLLAVSILSISDDSLADALAGYRESLKKKVEESNAQLV; translated from the coding sequence ATGGCAGCTCACGCACCAAAAGTAGCAGTGATTATGGGTTCGGCAAGCGATTGGGAGACGATGCGTCACGCTTGCGACACCCTCGACCAGTTCAATGTCTCCTATTCAAAACAAGTCATTTCCGCCCATCGGACACCCGAATTGATGGCGGATTTCGCGAATAATGCCCGCCGGAACGGCATCAAAGTGATTATCGCGGGAGCTGGGGGAGCCGCTCACCTTCCTGGTATGGTCGCTGCGCAGACCACGCTGCCGGTCATTGGCGTGCCGGTCAAATCGCATGCGCTTTCCGGCGTCGATTCCCTGCTTTCCATCGTCCAGATGCCTGGCGGCATCCCCGTGGCGACGACGGCCATCGGCAATTCCGGTGCGCAGAACGCCGGCTTGCTGGCGGTCAGTATTTTGAGCATTTCCGACGATTCCTTGGCTGATGCGCTCGCAGGCTATCGCGAAAGCCTCAAGAAGAAGGTGGAGGAATCCAATGCCCAGCTTGTCTGA
- a CDS encoding LTA synthase family protein yields the protein MDEVEKHDFSEGKPRDAVGQLGSGNTQKPQDAAREKGSKADSGQRRMHVRGWVYTLLFFVFDIIMALILQQGVSQSDTRVKLASPLTGVWGMISKMWEQRNFVFVLNLLLLGLIYLAVIMVFNRFWIATPVMFVLIILIAIVEHFKVSVRYETILPSDLSFVSNGDAGSLMSFIPSGSGGLIAGVVIAMVLVIVLFVVLNHFDVRHGKVFGFENQQVDSAVGGERGENADQSGKSGNKSGNEVNDSNTKSDNKVKSKSLGAALRILFIVVPLLLVTGFSYQVGQINTFTNSFAKTMGYIPSMWDSVYDAQRNGPLVSFLGQAHPKVMDQPSDYSEATMKQVAKRYSAEAAKINKTRSAKIDDGSVVFILSESYSDPSRVPGLKINHDPIPNTREIKQHTTGGYMLSSGYGGGTANLEYMSLTGMSMANFDPSLTSPYQQLIPGEKWTPTVNQLWGSKEHSVAFHPYEPSMYLRANNYKKFGFSHFYSLEPPEVIAHRQKIDSSPYVSDASAYQSVYESMKKNPQNEFVQLATMQNHMPYHNWYKGNDFKAESTDPSQPLGADENESINTYAKGANITDKATAKFLEQMDSLNKPVTVVFYGDHLPGIYKTASADQKNSLALHTTDYFIWSNKASGRQGYKSPDGEYSSPNFFMAQAAEQTNSKVTPFLAFLTQLHRNVSAMEPPVVNQIQGWSRIPEGQPIYLDPKGQPMAASDFDKETKQLMHDYKLIQYDVTAGKGYLKDAGFMG from the coding sequence ATGGATGAGGTCGAAAAACACGACTTTAGTGAGGGAAAACCTCGGGATGCAGTTGGGCAACTGGGCTCCGGGAATACGCAAAAGCCCCAGGATGCGGCTAGGGAAAAGGGAAGCAAGGCGGATTCCGGCCAGCGGCGTATGCATGTTCGTGGCTGGGTTTATACCTTGCTGTTCTTCGTGTTCGACATCATCATGGCCCTCATCTTGCAGCAAGGTGTCTCCCAAAGCGATACCCGTGTGAAACTTGCCAGCCCGCTTACCGGCGTGTGGGGCATGATTTCCAAGATGTGGGAGCAGCGCAATTTCGTCTTTGTGCTGAATCTGCTCCTGCTGGGGCTCATTTACCTCGCGGTGATCATGGTGTTCAACCGGTTCTGGATCGCCACTCCCGTGATGTTTGTCTTGATAATTCTCATTGCGATTGTGGAGCATTTCAAGGTCAGTGTTCGCTATGAGACAATTCTGCCTTCGGACTTAAGCTTCGTCTCCAACGGCGACGCCGGGTCGTTGATGAGTTTCATTCCGTCCGGTTCCGGCGGGCTGATTGCCGGCGTTGTGATTGCGATGGTTTTGGTCATTGTCTTGTTTGTGGTGCTGAACCATTTCGACGTACGCCACGGCAAGGTGTTCGGCTTTGAAAACCAGCAAGTTGACAGTGCCGTTGGCGGTGAACGCGGCGAAAATGCCGATCAATCGGGTAAAAGCGGGAACAAGTCTGGTAATGAGGTAAACGACAGTAATACAAAAAGCGACAATAAGGTCAAAAGCAAAAGCCTTGGTGCTGCGTTGCGTATCCTATTTATCGTCGTGCCCCTGCTTCTGGTGACCGGCTTCAGCTATCAGGTCGGGCAGATCAATACCTTCACTAACTCTTTTGCCAAGACGATGGGTTATATTCCCTCGATGTGGGATTCCGTCTATGACGCGCAGCGCAACGGCCCGCTGGTTTCGTTCCTGGGCCAAGCCCACCCGAAGGTGATGGATCAGCCGAGCGACTACAGCGAGGCGACGATGAAACAGGTTGCCAAGCGATACTCCGCCGAAGCCGCCAAGATCAACAAGACCCGCAGCGCCAAGATAGACGACGGCAGCGTGGTCTTCATCCTTTCAGAATCATATTCCGATCCATCTCGCGTGCCTGGGCTCAAGATTAACCATGATCCGATTCCCAATACCCGCGAAATCAAGCAGCACACGACCGGCGGCTATATGCTTTCCTCCGGTTACGGCGGTGGCACCGCGAACCTCGAATACATGAGCCTTACCGGTATGTCGATGGCCAATTTCGATCCGTCGCTCACCAGCCCGTACCAGCAGCTTATTCCCGGCGAGAAATGGACGCCGACGGTTAACCAGCTGTGGGGGAGCAAGGAGCATTCCGTGGCCTTCCATCCTTACGAGCCGTCGATGTACCTGCGCGCCAACAACTACAAGAAGTTCGGATTCTCGCACTTCTACTCGCTGGAACCGCCCGAGGTGATCGCGCATCGGCAGAAGATCGATTCCTCGCCGTATGTTTCCGACGCCTCGGCCTACCAGAGCGTCTATGAATCGATGAAGAAGAACCCGCAGAACGAATTCGTCCAGCTCGCCACGATGCAGAACCACATGCCGTATCACAATTGGTATAAGGGCAATGACTTCAAGGCCGAGTCCACGGATCCATCGCAGCCGCTCGGCGCCGATGAGAACGAGTCGATCAACACCTACGCCAAGGGGGCGAACATCACCGATAAGGCCACTGCCAAGTTCTTGGAACAGATGGATTCGCTCAATAAGCCCGTCACCGTCGTCTTCTACGGCGACCACCTGCCGGGCATTTACAAGACTGCTTCGGCCGACCAGAAGAATTCTCTCGCGCTGCACACCACCGACTACTTCATCTGGTCCAACAAGGCCAGTGGACGGCAGGGCTACAAGAGCCCGGACGGTGAATACTCCTCGCCGAACTTCTTCATGGCACAGGCCGCCGAGCAGACCAATTCGAAGGTCACGCCGTTCCTTGCCTTCCTGACCCAGCTGCATCGCAATGTCTCCGCGATGGAGCCGCCTGTAGTCAACCAGATCCAGGGATGGTCGCGCATCCCTGAAGGCCAGCCGATCTATCTGGACCCCAAGGGACAGCCGATGGCCGCTAGCGATTTCGACAAGGAGACCAAGCAGCTAATGCACGACTACAAGCTCATCCAATATGATGTCACCGCCGGCAAAGGATATCTCAAGGACGCCGGGTTCATGGGCTAG
- a CDS encoding DUF2156 domain-containing protein, with amino-acid sequence MQTDADNNKPTGRPSAPPTTNSVPPAAVSNVSETPGAGTTQNSGQAAQNNTANKGQTNSTGQTQKSSHSGKNAGNGSKGKKRGPSSWNVLGHDILSWIYSHLFAIIVAALFLVVNIFDMVSTAIRHLHAPASARTLSLTEILLGRMQNGRRPHDPFQQPLHSQDIIPWLTKILRSAVFVRSPLMLIIYTLLIVIILAVAQSRLGALKTTFAALFSAIIGSTLGLLVCVLVDMAMHDWQSMERLPVLLSPLTIIIGALMAESAYESALWRRRILLLGYTVIGTLLLFSGNPGDYCTLGAAIVGQLTGLLMHGPIKDHIQWANSTDYEIRRLFAFAQLVLAIGPLLALTSTSHLGPLTTFGLFTSSIWGDSSLLTSCSVNQSVTSCLRLVATSKHLAIAGLWLHMLLPIAALALVAWGLYHGRRLAAWVSIVLNGAAVVFAVLYYVVFPFTITPMSPSMASRYNFMPAFITTALPPLVLIILMIRELPHFSVSTGTFRVRNGIVAMVGMLLITSCVYIGFAVAAPQDFRPRPTVRLLIMDMLRRLLPTGFGGRKSTALIVPQTAMATLVSEGLTVVFWLTVLIVFILWFRDNVTPDERDRKKAEALVTLGGESMSFMTTWEGNHYWFSSTGRSAIAYRVLHGIALTVTGPFGDPNEYIDDLREFTKFCDAKGWSPSFYAVHDDQRAELENMGWSSIQVGTEMVLDPSQWQTRGKKWQDIRTAINKAKRDGITDVLTTYDDAGFNIDQQIVDISEQWAQLKALPEMKFTLGGIEELRDDRVALLYAVDGEGTVLGVTSWLPTYRDGRVIGWTLDFMRHRTDSPNGIMEFLIARMAERLRDQGQTDPANAVEFMSLSAAPLAGMGEKAPAAADKAVEGEKVKKTGTRAKADQTEKSDKARNGDRNAAQDPTISSPQTESANNVSGNGSEKAKTDVSSAKNSDSGKPAPADGEKTKSASPSGTEIIEHALQIAADVLEPAYGFKSLFFFKKKFQPIPAPIYICYPDSAKLAQIGIAVVNAYVPELKPKQVVDIVKTMTSTDKSDK; translated from the coding sequence ATGCAAACAGACGCAGACAACAACAAACCGACGGGGCGGCCATCGGCACCTCCCACGACGAATAGCGTGCCGCCGGCTGCAGTCTCGAACGTTTCAGAAACGCCAGGAGCCGGAACCACCCAGAACTCAGGGCAAGCCGCACAAAACAACACTGCGAATAAAGGCCAGACCAATTCAACTGGTCAAACCCAAAAGTCCTCTCACTCCGGGAAGAACGCAGGAAATGGGTCGAAAGGCAAGAAGCGTGGCCCCTCCAGCTGGAACGTGCTCGGTCATGACATCCTCAGCTGGATATACAGCCACCTCTTCGCCATCATCGTCGCTGCATTGTTCCTCGTCGTCAACATCTTCGATATGGTCTCCACGGCCATACGGCATCTGCATGCTCCTGCCTCTGCACGTACCTTAAGCCTCACCGAAATCCTTCTTGGGCGCATGCAAAACGGCAGAAGGCCGCACGATCCCTTCCAGCAACCGCTTCACAGCCAGGACATCATTCCATGGCTGACGAAGATCCTGCGTTCTGCGGTATTCGTGCGCAGTCCCTTGATGCTCATCATCTACACGCTGCTCATCGTTATCATCCTTGCTGTGGCGCAATCTCGACTCGGCGCTTTGAAAACGACGTTCGCGGCATTGTTCAGCGCCATCATCGGTTCGACTCTGGGCCTTCTGGTCTGCGTTCTGGTCGATATGGCCATGCACGACTGGCAGAGCATGGAGCGTCTGCCCGTGTTGCTCTCACCCCTGACCATCATCATCGGAGCACTGATGGCGGAAAGCGCCTACGAATCAGCACTATGGCGGCGGCGCATTCTGCTCCTCGGCTATACGGTTATCGGCACATTGCTGCTTTTCAGTGGCAATCCTGGAGACTACTGCACACTCGGCGCCGCGATTGTCGGCCAACTCACCGGCCTGCTGATGCACGGCCCGATCAAGGACCACATTCAGTGGGCCAACAGCACCGACTACGAGATCCGTCGCCTGTTCGCCTTCGCCCAGCTGGTGCTCGCCATCGGTCCCCTGCTGGCGCTGACTTCCACCTCGCACCTGGGCCCGCTGACGACTTTCGGCCTCTTCACCTCTTCCATCTGGGGCGATTCCTCGCTGCTCACTTCCTGCAGCGTGAACCAGTCGGTCACCAGTTGCCTGCGCTTGGTGGCGACCAGTAAGCATCTGGCCATAGCCGGCCTTTGGCTGCATATGCTCCTGCCTATCGCGGCCTTGGCTTTGGTGGCCTGGGGCCTTTACCACGGACGTCGGCTTGCGGCATGGGTGAGCATCGTGCTCAATGGTGCAGCCGTAGTGTTTGCCGTGCTTTACTATGTCGTATTCCCCTTTACCATCACCCCAATGAGCCCGAGTATGGCCAGCCGCTACAACTTCATGCCTGCTTTCATCACCACCGCCCTACCACCCTTGGTACTGATTATTCTGATGATTCGCGAACTGCCACATTTCAGCGTTTCCACTGGAACTTTCCGGGTCCGCAATGGCATTGTCGCCATGGTGGGCATGCTGCTGATCACCAGTTGCGTCTATATCGGCTTCGCCGTGGCCGCGCCTCAGGATTTCAGGCCCCGCCCCACCGTCAGGCTTTTGATCATGGATATGCTCCGTAGGCTTTTGCCCACCGGCTTCGGCGGACGCAAGTCCACCGCCCTCATCGTTCCCCAGACCGCAATGGCGACATTGGTGAGCGAAGGTCTCACCGTCGTCTTCTGGCTGACGGTGCTTATCGTCTTCATTCTCTGGTTCCGCGACAACGTCACCCCCGACGAACGCGACCGGAAGAAGGCTGAGGCACTGGTCACCCTTGGCGGTGAATCCATGAGCTTCATGACCACTTGGGAAGGCAACCACTACTGGTTCTCCTCCACCGGCCGTTCCGCCATCGCCTACCGCGTGCTGCACGGCATCGCCCTGACCGTCACCGGCCCGTTCGGCGACCCGAACGAATATATCGACGACCTGCGCGAATTCACCAAGTTCTGCGACGCAAAGGGCTGGTCACCTTCCTTCTATGCCGTCCACGACGACCAGCGTGCGGAGCTCGAAAACATGGGCTGGTCCTCCATCCAGGTCGGCACGGAAATGGTGCTCGACCCGAGCCAGTGGCAGACGCGCGGCAAGAAATGGCAGGACATCCGCACCGCCATCAACAAGGCCAAGCGCGACGGCATCACCGATGTGCTCACCACCTATGACGATGCCGGTTTCAATATCGACCAGCAGATCGTGGACATCTCCGAGCAATGGGCCCAGCTCAAAGCGCTGCCGGAAATGAAATTCACGCTCGGTGGCATCGAGGAATTGCGTGACGACCGCGTGGCATTGCTGTATGCCGTGGACGGTGAAGGCACGGTGCTCGGCGTCACCAGTTGGCTGCCCACCTACCGTGATGGCCGGGTCATCGGTTGGACCCTTGATTTCATGCGGCATCGCACCGACAGCCCCAACGGCATCATGGAATTCCTCATCGCCCGCATGGCCGAGCGTCTGCGCGATCAGGGCCAAACCGACCCGGCCAACGCCGTGGAATTCATGAGCCTTTCGGCGGCCCCACTGGCAGGCATGGGCGAGAAGGCCCCCGCCGCCGCTGACAAGGCGGTTGAAGGCGAAAAGGTCAAAAAGACAGGCACAAGGGCAAAGGCCGACCAAACCGAAAAGAGCGATAAAGCCAGGAACGGCGATAGAAATGCGGCCCAAGACCCAACCATATCTTCGCCCCAAACCGAAAGCGCAAACAACGTTTCAGGCAACGGCTCCGAAAAGGCCAAGACGGATGTATCCTCTGCGAAGAACAGCGATAGCGGAAAACCCGCACCAGCCGACGGCGAGAAGACGAAATCCGCTTCCCCGAGCGGCACGGAAATCATCGAACACGCCCTGCAGATTGCGGCCGACGTGCTTGAACCCGCCTACGGTTTCAAATCGTTGTTCTTCTTCAAGAAGAAGTTCCAGCCTATCCCTGCCCCGATCTATATCTGCTATCCGGATTCGGCCAAGCTCGCCCAGATCGGCATCGCCGTGGTCAACGCCTATGTACCCGAACTCAAGCCGAAGCAGGTCGTCGATATTGTGAAAACCATGACCTCAACGGATAAAAGCGACAAGTAG
- a CDS encoding response regulator transcription factor: MAQQNVGILDNDELTVMMLSHFLESAGLKIAWCATTGKTAIERCCSEREAPDLLLADMSLNDMTGVEVIGKLRAEGNFVPALALTSFPLERYAGLVADAGGQGIVAKRSLKGIAQAVLSVLAGGIWNKDAEEVTFPTIAQCRRRDWNSQASLKQLSQSDKSVSLTPREQTMMGLFSNGLTSGETAERMGISVNTVKTLASRVYVKLGAANRSEAVSIWLKQ; this comes from the coding sequence ATGGCGCAACAGAACGTGGGAATTCTTGACAATGACGAACTAACGGTGATGATGCTTTCACATTTTCTTGAAAGTGCCGGACTGAAGATTGCATGGTGCGCGACCACGGGGAAGACTGCAATTGAGCGGTGTTGCTCGGAGCGTGAAGCGCCTGATTTGTTGCTTGCGGATATGTCGTTGAACGACATGACCGGGGTGGAAGTCATTGGAAAGCTGCGGGCTGAGGGCAATTTCGTACCGGCGCTCGCGTTGACCTCGTTTCCGTTGGAACGTTACGCGGGGCTAGTCGCCGATGCCGGAGGGCAGGGCATCGTGGCGAAACGAAGTTTGAAAGGGATAGCGCAGGCCGTGCTCTCGGTGCTTGCGGGCGGAATATGGAACAAAGATGCTGAAGAAGTAACCTTTCCAACGATTGCTCAATGCCGTCGTAGAGATTGGAACTCGCAAGCGTCCTTGAAGCAATTATCACAATCCGATAAAAGCGTGTCGCTTACTCCTCGTGAACAGACCATGATGGGCCTGTTCTCCAACGGCCTCACCAGTGGTGAAACGGCTGAACGCATGGGTATTAGCGTCAATACCGTCAAGACCTTGGCTTCGAGAGTATACGTCAAGCTGGGTGCCGCGAACCGCAGCGAGGCCGTCTCGATTTGGCTGAAGCAGTGA
- the purK gene encoding 5-(carboxyamino)imidazole ribonucleotide synthase — translation MPSLSEETNGKIETLMPGATIGIIGGGQLGRMMALSARYHGFRIGVLDPTPDCPVAQVADFQVTADYDDKAAIRELAERSDVLTYEFENVDADAIDEVRGSVAVPQGTDLLRVTQDRVFEKQFINDHGTQTAPWRQVDDLAGLDKAVEEIGYPAVLKTRRGGYDGHGQVVLHGPEDLAKVHKRDKQGTFPPSVLEGFVDFAFEASILISGNGKDFVTFPIVRNEHRHNILHLTIAPAQVSDEIAEEAKALALRLAKGFELAGTLAIELFITKDGRVVVNELAPRPHNSGHYTIEACSIDQFDAHIRGIAGWPLPQPKLLSPAVMANVLGQHVAPTRKLIAKHPEWYVHDYGKAEVRQDRKMGHITVLTDDTQRTVDELEATGCWDDLRQ, via the coding sequence ATGCCCAGCTTGTCTGAAGAGACCAACGGAAAGATTGAAACGCTGATGCCGGGCGCAACCATCGGCATCATCGGCGGCGGGCAGCTCGGGCGCATGATGGCGCTTTCCGCACGCTATCATGGTTTCCGTATCGGCGTGCTCGACCCGACGCCGGATTGCCCGGTCGCCCAGGTCGCCGATTTCCAGGTCACGGCCGATTACGATGACAAGGCCGCGATTCGCGAGTTGGCCGAGCGTAGCGACGTACTCACCTACGAATTCGAAAACGTTGATGCCGATGCCATTGACGAGGTTCGTGGCAGCGTCGCCGTCCCGCAGGGAACGGATTTGTTGCGCGTGACGCAGGATCGCGTGTTCGAGAAACAGTTCATCAACGACCATGGCACGCAGACCGCGCCTTGGCGACAAGTTGATGACTTGGCAGGGCTTGACAAGGCCGTGGAAGAAATCGGGTATCCAGCGGTGCTGAAGACCCGTCGCGGCGGATATGATGGCCACGGTCAGGTCGTTTTGCACGGGCCGGAAGATCTGGCGAAAGTCCACAAACGCGACAAGCAGGGCACGTTCCCGCCATCCGTCTTGGAAGGTTTCGTCGATTTCGCTTTTGAGGCCTCGATCCTCATTTCCGGCAACGGCAAGGATTTCGTCACATTCCCCATCGTGCGCAACGAACATCGCCACAACATCCTGCACCTGACCATCGCGCCTGCACAGGTCAGCGACGAGATCGCCGAGGAAGCCAAGGCTCTGGCCTTGCGTCTGGCCAAAGGCTTTGAGCTGGCCGGAACGTTGGCCATCGAACTGTTCATCACCAAGGACGGCCGCGTGGTGGTCAACGAGCTTGCCCCGCGTCCGCACAATTCCGGCCATTACACCATCGAAGCCTGTTCCATCGACCAATTTGACGCCCATATCCGTGGCATCGCCGGGTGGCCGTTGCCGCAGCCGAAGCTCCTGAGTCCGGCCGTGATGGCCAACGTCTTGGGCCAGCACGTGGCTCCGACGCGCAAGCTGATCGCCAAGCACCCGGAATGGTACGTCCACGACTATGGCAAGGCGGAAGTCCGTCAGGACCGCAAAATGGGACATATCACGGTGCTCACCGACGACACGCAACGTACGGTCGACGAGCTTGAGGCCACCGGCTGTTGGGATGATTTGCGGCAATAG
- a CDS encoding YhbY family RNA-binding protein has product MATKLNKRQVKQLKALASKISPMLWIGKNGVTDAAVKQASETLESHELLKGVVQDGCPVDEQEVGETLAGQIGAQLVQVIGHRFVLYRPSKKPGITKIELVH; this is encoded by the coding sequence ATGGCGACGAAACTCAACAAACGACAGGTCAAGCAGCTCAAGGCTTTGGCGAGCAAGATTTCGCCGATGCTGTGGATCGGCAAGAACGGGGTCACCGATGCTGCCGTGAAGCAGGCTTCGGAGACGCTCGAATCGCACGAGTTGCTCAAGGGCGTGGTGCAGGACGGTTGCCCGGTCGACGAGCAGGAGGTCGGGGAGACCCTCGCCGGTCAGATCGGCGCGCAGCTGGTGCAGGTCATCGGCCATCGTTTCGTACTTTACCGGCCCTCCAAGAAGCCGGGAATCACCAAGATTGAGCTCGTCCACTGA
- a CDS encoding transcriptional repressor encodes MLSHGGRRGSQHTWQKDAVLKALSACDDFVSAQDLYRILSEEGQGIGLSTVYRQLNALADDGRADTIHLNDQQMFRICKDGEHHHHLVCENCGKTVEIEPPEQWVRKVADEHGFTVSSHTLEVFGLCPDCQRLENSDAAQERV; translated from the coding sequence ATGCTTTCCCACGGTGGCAGGCGCGGCAGCCAGCATACCTGGCAGAAAGACGCCGTGCTGAAGGCCCTTTCCGCTTGCGACGATTTCGTTTCCGCGCAGGATCTTTATCGGATCCTGAGCGAGGAGGGTCAGGGAATCGGTCTTTCCACGGTCTATCGGCAGCTCAACGCGCTGGCTGATGACGGCAGGGCTGACACCATTCATTTGAACGACCAGCAGATGTTCCGTATCTGCAAGGACGGCGAGCACCATCACCATCTGGTGTGCGAAAACTGCGGCAAGACCGTGGAGATCGAGCCTCCTGAGCAATGGGTGCGCAAGGTCGCAGACGAGCATGGTTTTACGGTCAGCTCGCACACGCTTGAAGTATTTGGATTGTGCCCGGACTGCCAGCGTTTGGAGAATTCGGATGCTGCCCAAGAACGCGTTTGA
- a CDS encoding alpha/beta hydrolase-fold protein, which translates to MDWFYNINLLEGWLPTTLKTLTLLGFIAVIVLKSKDGWFDSLLKQFGWGFIGTVVGYVVVWLLSDVFLVFGVSLGRVIEFNIAFGIGFISVLVAMCFDSGTLRKVLAIITAILTLATFALRVDIIYGEYATVGSLFGRNQFSALEAKNVHKASATAANTVDEWKKLGKEGKLPADMPKKGIVRSVDIPATTSNFKARTANVYLPPAALTKNPPKLPVMVVMAGQPGTPDRFFSAGVLGDKLDSYAAKHYGLAPIAVSPDQNGTITHNSLCSDTPVFGNAETYLTRDVTTWIKKTLPVETSADKWLIGGYSQGGTCATQLGAAHPNIYGHIYSAGGEIEPTDGSHKSTVKRFFNGDEKEFDKHVPINIIRSHAPSKQTWFSAAGQLDPKSQKNQKAISTEAMKAGMSVTTVVVKGTAHDWHTVNAGMTAQIDLFGTETGLGETGRQISSYPNLQVVAANTNRESD; encoded by the coding sequence ATGGATTGGTTTTACAATATCAACCTGCTTGAAGGATGGCTGCCAACCACTTTAAAAACACTTACGCTACTCGGCTTCATCGCCGTGATTGTGCTTAAATCAAAAGACGGTTGGTTCGATTCCCTGCTCAAACAGTTCGGTTGGGGTTTCATCGGCACTGTCGTCGGCTATGTCGTCGTTTGGCTGCTTTCGGACGTCTTCCTGGTCTTCGGGGTCAGCCTCGGACGGGTCATCGAATTCAATATCGCTTTCGGCATCGGCTTTATTTCGGTGCTGGTGGCCATGTGCTTCGATTCGGGAACGTTGCGCAAGGTCCTCGCCATCATCACAGCCATTCTGACCCTCGCTACATTCGCGCTTCGCGTCGATATCATCTACGGCGAATATGCTACGGTCGGCTCGCTTTTCGGCCGTAACCAATTCTCTGCGTTGGAAGCAAAGAACGTGCACAAGGCCTCCGCAACAGCCGCCAATACCGTAGACGAATGGAAGAAGCTCGGTAAAGAGGGCAAGCTGCCAGCAGATATGCCGAAGAAAGGCATCGTCCGCTCGGTCGACATTCCCGCCACCACGTCCAATTTCAAGGCTCGCACAGCGAACGTCTATCTTCCGCCGGCCGCTTTGACCAAGAATCCGCCGAAACTGCCGGTCATGGTCGTGATGGCCGGCCAGCCGGGCACCCCGGACCGTTTCTTCAGTGCAGGAGTACTCGGCGATAAACTGGACAGCTACGCCGCCAAACATTACGGTCTGGCCCCCATCGCCGTCTCCCCCGACCAGAACGGAACCATCACGCACAATTCGCTCTGCTCCGATACCCCGGTTTTCGGCAACGCCGAAACCTACCTGACCCGCGACGTGACCACTTGGATAAAAAAGACCTTGCCCGTTGAGACCTCAGCCGACAAGTGGCTTATCGGCGGCTATTCGCAAGGCGGCACATGCGCCACGCAACTGGGCGCGGCACATCCCAATATCTATGGGCACATCTACAGTGCGGGCGGCGAAATCGAGCCTACTGACGGCTCGCATAAATCGACAGTGAAACGCTTCTTCAACGGTGATGAAAAGGAATTCGACAAGCACGTCCCCATCAACATCATCCGCAGCCATGCCCCTTCCAAGCAGACATGGTTCTCCGCAGCCGGACAGCTCGACCCCAAGTCGCAGAAAAACCAGAAGGCCATATCCACAGAGGCCATGAAAGCCGGAATGTCCGTGACCACGGTAGTCGTCAAAGGCACCGCCCATGACTGGCATACCGTCAACGCCGGAATGACCGCACAAATCGACCTCTTCGGCACCGAAACCGGCCTGGGTGAAACCGGCAGACAAATATCGTCGTATCCGAATCTTCAAGTAGTAGCTGCAAACACCAATCGCGAAAGCGACTAG